Within the Arachis duranensis cultivar V14167 chromosome 10, aradu.V14167.gnm2.J7QH, whole genome shotgun sequence genome, the region GAGTGTATTTGTGCCTTAGATTCCTTAAAGCAAGTTGGAGCTGTTCGTTATGGTACATTGCAAAACCGTTGAAGGCATTCAAGCATCCATTTTCATCGTAGtcccctttgtttgggcttctAAACAAGGTCAGGTACACAGCTGAGCACCCAACTGGAAAATTTCCCGGCACCACTAACTCCACTGCTCCTTCTTCTATCAATGCCTACCAAAATAGAAATTCATTTCATGTAATTTATATTCTATATTTCTATCATAATGTGCTCTATTTGATGTAACAAGTAACATACCCTTGTGGCGTTTGTTATTGCTTCAACAACTACAGGAACGTTATCTAGTAGTTGGCTAACATTTCCACCAAAAACTGCCGCATAGTTATAATCATTACCACCTATCTCCCCCACCATGAATAGAGAATTCTTGAAGTAGTTATCACAATCTGCGACATATAATAAAAAGCAGAGAATGATGGATAGTGTCAAGTTCTATCACAAGAGTTTCGTTTTGGTGGTTAGTGTAACCTTGTTTAGTGGTGCAAAGAGAGGGTTTAAGCTTCCTGAACCAGCCAAGCTGAACGTTCAATGAATCACGAGTCCACAAAGCTTTTCCAATTCCCCTTTGGATGAAGAAATCTGCATCTAGCGCAGTGGCTCCAGCAACAGCAAAATTCACTCCTTGCTTAATGTTTTGTCCATTGCTTAGGTTCAGATACGGTGGCAAAAGTGGCAAACCATATGCCTCAGCTATACATTCATAAAGTGATTCATTATCACTAATAATgagtttatattatattatggtggaaactcaggtgTAGTCGACTTCacgaagttgataattgagagtcgttagatgaaatTTTAGTCCAATCAGTCAAATCTAACCgctctcagttatcaacttcacgtaaagtcgactgcacctgaatttcCACCTTATATTGTATGTATAAGcctacaattttctttttcttttacacTTTTTGTTGAAAGGCAGCAAAGGGGTAAAAAGAGTAGGCACATGAATAGTTATATCTCTGACAAATAGATTTTTGTATACACTACACTTTCACGTACCTATGAAATCAATTATCAGTCGGCCATCGGAGCAGCGGCCAGTGGCCTTTCTAAAGAAGGTTACCCCATAAGGAAGCTTTCCGATGACGGGGAATTGAATGGCACCAGAGGCAAGGAAATTGCCAGTGTCACTCAATGAGTCACCAAAGTTGAAAACAGACTTATATGGAATAGGACTTGGAACTGAAACAACCTTATCATGGAAACAACATGAGAAATATCCTATGATTAAGAGGATATAGAACTTCATCATGTTGTTAGCGTAAAGGTATGAATGAAGAAGCCAAAAAATGTACatgattagatttttaataatgaggcaTTTATAAGCCAACAGACTCAACTAGCCTATATTTGCAGTTGAGCTTTAAATGTTGCCACGGATACCATCTTTTCATCAGAAAGTTCCTTGTACTCGTTTAATTATGTAATTCATTTAAAAACGGAGAGTCATGAGTTGTAAGATGTAGGTAATTAGCTGGAGTTTTTATTGTCATTGAAAGAGGACCATCATTATTAGATTCAAATGAAACTCACATATAAATGAATGAAAACTGATACTTGTATGGACTATCAGTGCTTAGCTTCTTGCCTCTTGTAGGTTATAGCTTAGCAACGCTGCTTTAGTTAAGagaaataacattttaaaaattcgTTTTCAATTTTATCAAGTTTGAAAAGCTTTTTACTTTCTCCAACAATATAGCCAGAGGAAAAATGGCCAATCAATTTAATCTGCTTAcatctttcttttgttttcttttctggcTGCTAACCACATCTTTATTATTCTTACCGGCCGTGGGGTTCAAGTTATTAGCATTACTGACCTTTCCACTTAAAAGTTGTATTTAATCACAATTGAAAGCTGAGACTGTGTGAACTGAGATACTGTATGCtctatattattttagattCATCAAACCAGCAAATCACAATTTTGAGGCCATCACAGCTCTTGGATCATCAGAGctttctgtttcttttttaaCCTTTAACAATATCAAAAATACAATGcttgtactttattttattctttgtttcaTTGCATAGTTATTCAAATCTCCAGCGGTCTCTCAATTGTAGAACAAGTGAGACTAAACTTAGGAAAGGTGTATGGTCCATATACTAACCCCTTGGCCATCCATCTATATGCAGCCTCAGTAAAATGATAACCATCCCAGTAAATATATTCTGAAGGATCATCACAAGCTATGACCCCTGCATCGCCACATAACGCTGTATCGTTGAAATTGTATGGTCCTCCACCTCCACAGCAAACCTTGATATAATCTGTACCAAACCCTGCAATTAACATTAAACGTAAACTCAACTTTGAAGTTTAATTTCAAAGAACCTACTGATTCAAGTGGATTCCTGCTATGACTGAAACAGTTCTGTTTATTTGCATCCCAGAAGCtttaatatgatataaaagtTAAGAGAATATAATTACCAAATTGTTTTGGAGATCGGTACATGAGCAATGCATCATGGAAATAATCTGCATAGATGATATTGACATGGGGATACAACACTTGAAGCCGACGAAGCTCGATTTGAAGCAGCTGATTGTGGTAACCAAAGAAGTTGTTTAACCATTTCAAACAGCCAGATTGGTCATACTCATCTTTTTCCTTGAGTGCTAACCTTGTTAAATAGGCTGGATTGCATCCAAGTGGTAAACTTCCAGGGACCATAAGCGTTCTAGCACCTAGATCAATCAATTCCTGCATAAATTATAGAGCCTCTTTTGAAACACAAATTCATTATCCGAAAAAGAGAGATACTGTATTATTTTCAAGATACATAGGGCCAAGAAATGAaggcttctctctctctctgtaatTAGAAAAAAGTAGGTTGGTATATTGAAAACATATCTAAGTCTAAGCACTTACTATGATGACTGAAGTAACAACAGATACTACTTGGGTTACGTAAGATCTAAGCACTTCAAAATCTGTTGTTTCAGACAAGGGATAACCGTAATCATTTCCTCCAATCTCTCCCACAATAAATAAGGAGCTGCGAAGAAATTCCTCACAACCTGCAAGATAGAAGGAGAATAAATCCCTAGTCAAATTCTATAATTGTTTTACCACTTACCATTCCTCATTATACATTGACATCATATTGTTAATTACTTATCATATAAAAAGCATgtcaataaatataaatatacttaAAATCTTGATTTGGTTAGATCACAACTACAATGCTATCTTCTACAGATTGAGAAACTAATTAGTAATTTCATTACATGGAGAATTGTATTCAATTACCATAATTGCAGATATATATGTTGGTAATAAGCTTACTTGAAGGAGAAGTGCAGAGATAAGTTAGAACATCCTTGAACCAATCAAGCTGAACCATGAGAGAATAATTGGCGGCTGCGTCAACCACAAACCCCTTCTCTTGGAAGAAAGTGCGGTCCAACGCGGTGGCTCCACCAACCGCAAAGTTCAGCCCGTGCTGAATGCTGTGACGTGGCACGGCGCCATTCTTGAAACCAAGATACGGTTTCAAATAAGGGATTCCCATATAATCAGCTTCAGTTTAAGAGTGAAGTTAAAACGTTAGAATTTTCGGTGCTCAatcgaaaaaagaaaaaagaaaagaagtgtaCCAATGAAATCGGGGATGAGGCGGCCATCAGAACAGCGACCGTTGGGGTGATGGAAGTAAGAATTGCCGTAAGGAGGGAGGAGGCAGTTGGGGGTCTGTGGCGGGGAGATGAAGCACAAGTTGCCGGTATCAGTTAGGGAATCTCCGAAGCTGAACATTGAAGTGTAACAACCATCGTCGCTCTCTCCCCTCCCCGGAGCAACAAGAGCAACGTGATGTAGTATCAATAGAAAGCAGCAGTGTTGCAGTTTCCGAACTGGAAACGCCATGGTCAAGTTACTTCACTTCACTTCATGCTCGTCTTCGTCCACTCTTCAAAACGTGGCATTATACTATACACAGATCGTTTCCAAGAATTTAAAACGTGGCCAAacttttagaaaacaaaaacaaaatattcttttttattaaagttaagattttgaaaatctgaACTAGCCactaacaataatatttttagtaaatcatttttatcagccactttatttattatttttttcatttccatCCATCCAACCTAAATTTGCTAGAgtagatttgattttgattatttttatattatgtgaccatcaataaataaaataattggtgACTAATTCAGCGGTCTatatataatgaataatattatatgtacactaaaatcaacgACTAAAATAGGTTAGTCACcagtataaaattaattttaatgactGAATTTGGCGTACGAATagcatttttaatatataataaacatgGCTTGCCTTAGTTTATGCTTAACCCTTTTAGAGTTTAAACAATGAAGGGCAACActtaaaataaaagagtttgtTAATATTGACTAAGAGAAAGTTTAGAAGGCTAGCAGAATTTGTGGTTTTAACCATCAATTAGTCATCAATAATGTTTTTAATAGTGTCAATTGTATCTAATGATATAGaatcatttaattttcttttaatgattAAGTGGTAGCCAGAATTTAACAAAAATGCTGGTTCTAGCACAATGTTATTTATCATTACTGACCAAAAAACCAATGATGATCAGGGTTCAACATAATTAGACCCCTAACACCATACATAATAATACAGCAAATCAAAGCTATGATAATGTTCGGCTATTACAAGACCAGTTCAATCTAACAGAAATCTTATGAATCATGCAGAACTAATACACTTTTGAAGGTACATTTTTCATGACAGCACTATGGTACATTACTCGATGAAGCCTTTTTCTTATATCATTAAATGGTTATTGAAATCTGCAGAGGTTTCAGGTGTGAtacaagagaaactaaatttgGGAAAGGTATATGGTCCATGGAATAAGGCCTTGGCCATCCATCTATATGCAGCCTCAGTAAAATGATAACCATCCCAGTAAATATATTCTGAAGGATCATCACAGGCTATCGCCCCTGCCTCGCCGCATACCGCGGTTTCATTGAAATTGTATGGTCCTCCACCTCCACAACAAACCTTGATAAAATCTCTACAAAACCCTGCAAAAACATTCGGCAAAATCCCGTTTGTTCTGTTTATTAATAGGACAGAAAGTTAAAGAGTATGGTATTACCAAATTGCTGTGGAGAACGGTAAAACCGTAATGCAGCATTGAAATAATCTGCATAGATTATATTCACATGGGGATACAGAACTCGGAGGCGATCTAGTTCAATTTGAAGCAATTCATTGTGCTGTCCGTAGAACTTGTTTAGCCATTTGAGACAACCAGCTTTATCATACTCCTCTTTGTTGGGACTCGCAAGTAATGTTAAATAGGCTGGATTGCAACCAAGTGGTATACTACCAGGAACCATAAGCGTTACAGCCCCTAAATTAATCAGTTCCtgaataaaattatgaatttcaaaatcttctGTTCATTAATAAGTCCTACAGAATTTGAACAATTTTGGAATAATGACTACTACTCAACCAACTAACCCTGATCACTGAAGTGATGACTGATACTACTTGGTGTATGTAAGGTGTAAGCATTTGAAGTTCTGTGGTTTCTTCCAAGAGATAACCATAATCATTTACTCCTATCTCTCCCACAATAAATAAGGAGCTGCTAAGAACTTGTTTGCAGCCTGCAATAATACAATTATTTGTCaatgttgcaagtgtgaggagtcCATGAAGTTAGTCTCACCTCAAATAAAGCAAGGAAaagtgaggagtttataagatgggAGACTCATTAACTTAacaccttaaggttttgagttggatgtggtgtcttctcatcttatgttatCTCACTTGATTCCTTTCCAAAATTTCTCCGGTGGTCGAGAGCTCCCCAACAATCCTAACCTACTCTAAACATAAATtccttgaaggagaaggtaaaAGGCTTACTTGAAGGAGAAGTGCAGAGAGAAGGCAGAAGCTCCTTGAACCAATCTAACTGAACCATGAGAGAATAGCTGGTGGTTGCATCAACCACAAAGCCCTTGTCTTCAAAGAAAGTGCGGTTCAAAGCCGTGGCTCCAGCGATGGCAAAATTGAGTCCGTGTTGAATGCTGCCACGTGGCACGGCGCCATTCTTGAAGGCCAGATAAGGTCTTAGATGAGGAATGCCCATGTAGTCAGCTTCGTCAAACAGAAAACATGCATATATGACTATGAGCGGAGAGAAATGAAATGGTAACATTAGAAAAGATGGCGTCATCAAGTGTACCAATGAAATCGGTGATGATGCGGCCATCAGAGCAGCGTCCACTGGGATGATGGAAGTAAGTTTCACCGTACGGAGGGATAAGGCAGTTGGGAGTGAGTTCCGCCGAAATGAAGTAGGAGTTTCCTGTATCAGTGATGGAATCTCCGAAGCTGAAGATGGAACTGTAGCGGCCTTGTTTGACATCGCCACCGTCGGCACCAACGTGTATATGTAACTGTAACAGTAGAAACAACAAGCAGCCCCACCGTTGCTGAGGAGATTGATGGTGTTGATTCATTATGATATTCATGATGATGGTGGGTACAGGGTACGAAATCGATATCACTGTCACTTTTAATATCCAACTACTTAGCTTCTTTCACACCTCTTTCTTAACAAGTAAATGGTCAAATTTctctttaaaaaattacttattttttaaattaattttttaaaatattttttaattaaatttattttaaaaaaggacTTGAAGTATTAGAATTCGTcaaatttaagatttatttgatctaatttcataagTTTACTGTCCATTAGAATTATAAGTTGTATTGTAGTGTTAACTAATATATCAcatcaataaattttgatatcctTAGTAATAAAAGTGATGAAAAGACTTAagttgattaacttaaactttgaagaatgaatttgattaaaaatattttttaaagattatttaaaaaatgagtaatctttcaaaaactaatttagttatttactCTAACAGTACAATCACAACTTATTTACTGccatatcatattttttatttccataataataaatgttttgagaatttttactcgttttaaaacttgaaatttGAGTAGCTGAGCTTAAAGACGGTTCTTTAGCATTTAACAACATAATtatcactattttttaaaaaaagctgTTACACATATAAGTTTTTTTGGCGTACAAATTTATACAAGTTAGCtaaaatctaacaaaaataaCTCTCAATTTAAAGAGCGTGTAAACACGCACTTCTTCAACCTTGAATAACGCGAAATTAGAAACGGTTCTTCTTCAACGTTTGTATTCTAtgttcttcctcctcttccttcccattcttcttcttctcattcttctttgcattctttctcatttttcttcgcaatcattcttttttttttgcgttTTCATCCTCATTGtggttctttttattattattattgttgctgcatttttttctcctcctctttctattaattttgcaatattatgtattttttctttgtttgatttttttttcaaaaaaaaattataagaaaacaaaataagaagatgagaaagaggAAGTAGTACAAGataaagaggagaaagaagaagagttttaaattatgcagaacttatcaaaataaaaatacattcaaATATCTTTTTAGTTACActcaaatttgctgcaaatacagaaaaatattttctctaatgttgcattttt harbors:
- the LOC107468244 gene encoding GDSL esterase/lipase At5g45910, with the protein product MYIFWLLHSYLYANNMMKFYILLIIGYFSCCFHDKVVSVPSPIPYKSVFNFGDSLSDTGNFLASGAIQFPVIGKLPYGVTFFRKATGRCSDGRLIIDFIAEAYGLPLLPPYLNLSNGQNIKQGVNFAVAGATALDADFFIQRGIGKALWTRDSLNVQLGWFRKLKPSLCTTKQDCDNYFKNSLFMVGEIGGNDYNYAAVFGGNVSQLLDNVPVVVEAITNATRALIEEGAVELVVPGNFPVGCSAVYLTLFRSPNKGDYDENGCLNAFNGFAMYHNEQLQLALRNLRHKYTQARIIYADYYGAAQRFYRAPGHYGFRRTLRACCGGGGPFNFNNSARCGHVGSNACPDPSKYPNWDGIHLTEASYRHIARGLVNGPFSRPPLKSSPFIIP
- the LOC107468292 gene encoding GDSL esterase/lipase At2g27360, whose amino-acid sequence is MAFPVRKLQHCCFLLILHHVALVAPGRGESDDGCYTSMFSFGDSLTDTGNLCFISPPQTPNCLLPPYGNSYFHHPNGRCSDGRLIPDFIADYMGIPYLKPYLGFKNGAVPRHSIQHGLNFAVGGATALDRTFFQEKGFVVDAAANYSLMVQLDWFKDVLTYLCTSPSSCEEFLRSSLFIVGEIGGNDYGYPLSETTDFEVLRSYVTQVVSVVTSVIIELIDLGARTLMVPGSLPLGCNPAYLTRLALKEKDEYDQSGCLKWLNNFFGYHNQLLQIELRRLQVLYPHVNIIYADYFHDALLMYRSPKQFGFGTDYIKVCCGGGGPYNFNDTALCGDAGVIACDDPSEYIYWDGYHFTEAAYRWMAKGLVYGPYTFPKFSLTCSTIERPLEI
- the LOC107468291 gene encoding GDSL esterase/lipase At1g28600 — protein: MNIIMNQHHQSPQQRWGCLLFLLLQLHIHVGADGGDVKQGRYSSIFSFGDSITDTGNSYFISAELTPNCLIPPYGETYFHHPSGRCSDGRIITDFIADYMGIPHLRPYLAFKNGAVPRGSIQHGLNFAIAGATALNRTFFEDKGFVVDATTSYSLMVQLDWFKELLPSLCTSPSSCKQVLSSSLFIVGEIGVNDYGYLLEETTELQMLTPYIHQVVSVITSVIRELINLGAVTLMVPGSIPLGCNPAYLTLLASPNKEEYDKAGCLKWLNKFYGQHNELLQIELDRLRVLYPHVNIIYADYFNAALRFYRSPQQFGFCRDFIKVCCGGGGPYNFNETAVCGEAGAIACDDPSEYIYWDGYHFTEAAYRWMAKALFHGPYTFPKFSFSCITPETSADFNNHLMI